Proteins from a genomic interval of Deltaproteobacteria bacterium:
- a CDS encoding ATP-binding cassette domain-containing protein, translated as MSIIEVTDLVKRYNGLTAVNGISFTVNEGEFFGFLGPNGAGKTTTINILCTLLAQTSGKAEVNGFDCLKQPPKVRSSIGLVFQDITLDNELTAYENLKFHCYLYNMEKAKAEERIEAILHIVGLYDRKDDLVKRFSGGMKRRLEIARGLLHHPKVLFLDEPTLGLDPQTRAHVWEFINNWRKKEGITVFLTTHYMDEAEVCDRIAIIDHGKIIACGTPEELKKMIKGDTIYLKTEDDNAAGAEIEKNFGIKAIKLHDSICFNVEAGDKFIPKIFNGLKTAVFSVNLKKPTLDDVFMHLTGREIREDNNSSRGGETLRLRRKKG; from the coding sequence ATGTCAATTATCGAAGTTACAGACCTTGTAAAAAGATATAACGGCCTTACAGCCGTAAACGGCATATCATTTACTGTAAATGAGGGCGAATTCTTTGGATTTCTCGGGCCTAATGGCGCTGGGAAGACAACAACCATAAACATACTCTGCACACTTCTGGCCCAAACATCGGGAAAGGCTGAGGTCAATGGTTTTGACTGCCTGAAACAGCCGCCCAAAGTTCGCTCATCCATTGGGTTGGTGTTTCAGGACATCACCCTTGATAACGAGCTGACAGCGTATGAAAATCTCAAGTTTCACTGCTACCTTTACAATATGGAGAAGGCAAAGGCAGAAGAGAGGATAGAGGCTATACTCCATATTGTGGGTCTTTATGACAGGAAGGATGACCTTGTAAAAAGGTTTTCCGGGGGCATGAAGAGGCGCCTTGAAATAGCGCGGGGGCTTCTGCATCATCCAAAGGTTTTATTCCTTGATGAGCCGACCCTCGGCCTTGATCCTCAGACAAGGGCGCATGTCTGGGAATTTATAAATAACTGGCGCAAAAAAGAGGGTATAACAGTATTTCTTACAACGCATTATATGGACGAGGCAGAGGTGTGCGACAGGATAGCCATTATAGACCACGGGAAGATAATTGCCTGCGGCACGCCTGAAGAACTTAAAAAGATGATAAAGGGCGATACCATTTATCTGAAAACAGAGGATGATAACGCTGCCGGCGCAGAGATAGAAAAAAACTTTGGTATAAAGGCCATAAAACTACACGACAGCATCTGTTTTAATGTGGAGGCAGGCGACAAATTCATCCCGAAGATTTTTAACGGCCTCAAAACGGCTGTCTTTTCCGTGAATCTGAAAAAACCTACGCTTGATGATGTCTTCATGCACCTTACAGGCAGGGAGATAAGGGAAGATAATAACAGCAGCAGGGGCGGAGAGACCTTAAGGCTCAGAAGGAAAAAGGGCTAA
- the rsmI gene encoding 16S rRNA (cytidine(1402)-2'-O)-methyltransferase has protein sequence MKTLFIVATPIGNLEDITLRALRVLKEVDIIAAEDTRHTKKLLNHYGIAKPLTSYFEHNEIKKAEQLISQLKEGKDVALVSDAGTPGVSDPGYRLVKLAIENSIPVVSIPGPSAIIAALSAAGLPTDSFCFEGFIPSKSGERRRFLASLKGMKKTIVLYESPKRLLESLADINSILGNISVVVAREMTKLHEEIIRGKVISVLEGLRGREMKGEITLLLNLKEFKAEQELSLIDEIKILQKELGLPLKEIAKIIAEQRGIPKREVYKETLKLKEEKE, from the coding sequence ATGAAAACTCTTTTTATAGTTGCCACGCCGATAGGAAATCTTGAAGATATAACATTGAGGGCGCTCAGGGTCTTGAAAGAGGTGGATATAATAGCCGCTGAAGACACGAGGCATACGAAAAAGCTTCTCAACCATTACGGTATAGCTAAACCGCTTACAAGCTATTTCGAGCACAATGAGATTAAAAAGGCAGAGCAACTCATATCACAGCTTAAAGAGGGAAAGGATGTAGCCCTTGTATCTGACGCAGGAACGCCAGGGGTATCTGACCCCGGTTACAGGCTTGTAAAACTGGCAATTGAAAATTCCATCCCTGTTGTTTCAATACCAGGCCCATCTGCAATTATAGCCGCATTAAGCGCTGCCGGTCTGCCTACGGATAGTTTTTGCTTTGAGGGCTTTATCCCGTCAAAGTCTGGGGAAAGGCGAAGATTTCTTGCAAGTCTTAAAGGGATGAAAAAAACCATTGTGCTTTATGAGTCGCCGAAAAGGCTTTTGGAGTCATTGGCTGATATAAATAGTATATTGGGCAATATTAGTGTGGTAGTTGCAAGAGAGATGACTAAACTCCATGAAGAGATTATAAGGGGAAAGGTGATTTCTGTATTGGAAGGATTAAGAGGCAGAGAGATGAAAGGGGAAATAACCCTTCTCCTTAATCTTAAAGAGTTTAAGGCCGAACAAGAACTTTCCCTGATTGACGAGATTAAAATCCTGCAAAAAGAACTGGGGCTGCCCCTTAAAGAAATAGCTAAAATAATAGCTGAACAAAGGGGAATCCCCAAAAGAGAGGTTTATAAAGAAACGTTGAAATTGAAGGAGGAGAAAGAATGA
- a CDS encoding ABC transporter permease, translating to MFSYKAIYVIVSREFKRFFRQRGRLIVTFARPILWLFVVGAGFTRLVNIPAGMNYRQFLLPGIIGMTILFSSIFSSISVVWDREFGFLREMLVAPISRTTIVIGKLLSGAALSVLQGAALLVFLPFLGLNMNLVEFLAMLFFMTLLSVAITALGLFISAFLTSLEGFNVIMNFIVLPMFFLSGALYPMNALPPALHYFTLINPLSYGIDAFKHVLFKNNTAFGAEFPLFLDIGLLALFSVGMTILAARFFERKG from the coding sequence ATGTTTTCTTATAAAGCAATATATGTAATTGTAAGCAGGGAGTTTAAGCGGTTTTTCCGCCAGCGCGGGAGACTGATCGTTACCTTTGCCCGCCCTATCCTATGGCTGTTTGTAGTGGGGGCAGGTTTTACCCGGCTTGTCAATATTCCCGCAGGTATGAACTATAGGCAATTTTTGCTGCCTGGCATTATCGGCATGACAATACTTTTTAGCTCTATATTTTCCAGCATATCTGTTGTGTGGGACAGGGAGTTTGGATTTTTAAGGGAGATGCTTGTTGCGCCCATATCACGGACTACCATTGTGATAGGCAAACTCTTAAGCGGCGCCGCGCTTTCCGTGCTTCAGGGCGCTGCCTTGCTTGTTTTTTTGCCGTTTTTAGGCCTTAATATGAATCTTGTGGAATTTCTTGCAATGCTGTTTTTCATGACCCTTTTGAGCGTTGCCATAACCGCCCTGGGGCTTTTTATATCTGCATTCCTCACATCCCTTGAAGGTTTTAATGTGATTATGAATTTTATAGTCCTGCCCATGTTTTTTTTAAGCGGCGCACTTTATCCCATGAACGCCCTCCCTCCTGCCCTTCATTATTTTACGCTTATAAACCCGCTCTCCTACGGCATTGATGCCTTTAAGCATGTATTATTCAAAAACAACACTGCATTTGGCGCTGAATTTCCCCTCTTCCTTGACATAGGTTTACTGGCGCTGTTCTCAGTTGGAATGACAATCCTTGCGGCGCGTTTTTTTGAGAGAAAAGGATAA
- a CDS encoding PilZ domain-containing protein has product MNVLFGTDKPVFHGFTVDISNTGIFLKSVKVYTPGSVVAVEIHIPGCGVVEFHGRVMWAKAVPSNMINIIKKAGMGVKIINFLKGEDEYRKLVKELHH; this is encoded by the coding sequence ATGAATGTGCTGTTTGGAACTGATAAGCCGGTATTTCACGGTTTTACAGTGGATATTTCCAATACAGGGATATTTTTAAAGAGCGTTAAGGTATATACGCCGGGTTCTGTTGTTGCCGTAGAGATTCATATACCCGGCTGCGGTGTTGTAGAGTTTCATGGCAGGGTTATGTGGGCAAAGGCTGTTCCATCCAATATGATAAATATTATTAAGAAGGCTGGAATGGGTGTAAAGATAATAAATTTTTTGAAAGGCGAAGATGAATATCGGAAATTGGTAAAGGAATTACATCATTAG